A single region of the Leptolyngbya subtilissima AS-A7 genome encodes:
- a CDS encoding helix-turn-helix domain-containing protein has product MGRASDALKQVLDTYSISQNKLAVTMDISRANVGRWYHGLDPSAENIAQITQALKMLNPVAAKAFVQLYLGNIVEND; this is encoded by the coding sequence ATGGGAAGGGCAAGCGACGCACTGAAGCAGGTTTTAGACACCTACAGCATTAGCCAGAATAAACTGGCGGTGACGATGGATATTAGTCGCGCCAATGTTGGGCGTTGGTACCACGGACTTGACCCCAGCGCTGAAAATATTGCTCAGATTACCCAAGCTCTCAAGATGCTAAATCCAGTAGCTGCTAAAGCATTTGTGCAGCTTTACCTCGGCAACATTGTTGAGAATGACTAA
- a CDS encoding DUF4079 domain-containing protein yields the protein MVSSIRGFLQPIADFFAGFGTPEPIVHWGHPAMMGIVIFVMGSFTAYMGWKGRIGDDDVEKKAENRHTHKRLALWMFTFISLGYTGGVLSLVMQEKDIFQSPHFWTGSLVIALLALNGAISITKFGGGKDSLRTAHAYLGSFALAVMFVHAFLGLRLGLSI from the coding sequence ATGGTTTCTAGCATTCGCGGGTTCTTGCAGCCCATTGCCGACTTTTTTGCTGGGTTTGGCACCCCCGAGCCGATTGTGCACTGGGGCCACCCGGCGATGATGGGCATTGTGATTTTTGTGATGGGCAGCTTTACCGCTTACATGGGCTGGAAGGGCCGCATCGGCGACGATGACGTAGAGAAAAAAGCCGAAAACCGCCACACCCACAAGCGCCTGGCCCTGTGGATGTTTACCTTTATTAGCTTGGGTTATACCGGTGGGGTGCTGTCGCTGGTGATGCAAGAAAAAGATATCTTCCAAAGCCCCCACTTTTGGACGGGCAGTCTGGTGATCGCACTACTAGCCCTCAACGGGGCCATCTCGATCACCAAGTTTGGCGGCGGCAAAGATTCTCTGCGCACCGCCCACGCCTACCTGGGCAGTTTTGCTCTGGCGGTGATGTTTGTCCACGCCTTTTTGGGCCTACGCCTGGGCCTGTCGATCTAG
- a CDS encoding Lrp/AsnC family transcriptional regulator, with protein sequence MDLDDLDIKTLSFLCQRGRMTWAELASQLGLSAPAAADRVKRLEERGIITGYSAQLDAEALGLNLTAFIAVTLDQPHHRKGFLAAVQATAEILECHHVTGDDDYLLKVRCCHTRALEALITHGLKAIAGVVKTRTLIVLSTVKETQVPSLDHLRDS encoded by the coding sequence ATGGACCTGGATGACCTTGATATCAAAACCCTATCCTTTCTCTGCCAGCGAGGGCGCATGACCTGGGCTGAGCTGGCGAGTCAGCTGGGGCTGTCGGCTCCAGCGGCGGCCGATCGCGTCAAACGCCTTGAAGAGCGCGGCATTATCACGGGCTACAGTGCCCAGCTCGATGCCGAAGCCCTGGGGCTAAATTTGACTGCATTCATTGCCGTGACGCTCGACCAACCACACCACCGCAAGGGCTTTTTAGCCGCAGTGCAGGCTACGGCTGAAATTTTGGAATGCCACCACGTCACCGGTGACGATGACTACCTATTGAAAGTGCGCTGCTGCCACACTCGCGCCCTAGAGGCATTGATTACCCACGGGCTGAAAGCGATCGCAGGCGTCGTCAAAACCCGCACTCTGATTGTGCTCTCCACAGTCAAAGAGACTCAGGTGCCATCGCTGGATCATTTGCGAGATTCCTAG
- a CDS encoding LysE/ArgO family amino acid transporter: MESWTLLRGMGLGLAIAVPVGPIGLLCIRRSLTQGQLMGLVTGLGAATADGIYGSIAGFGLTAIADLLVKHTQAMQLIGGVFLCYLGFTTLRTDPATEAAKVSNRGLWGAYASTLVLTLTNPATILSFIAIFAGLGLVGNSQSWGASLTLIFGVFLGSALWWLCLSWGVTLFSQKLTPSRLKWLNRLAGAAIFGFGVVAIALTFKG, from the coding sequence ATGGAAAGCTGGACACTGCTGAGGGGCATGGGGTTGGGGCTGGCGATCGCAGTTCCCGTTGGCCCCATTGGGTTGCTCTGCATTCGGCGATCACTTACCCAAGGCCAGCTCATGGGGTTGGTCACAGGGTTGGGAGCCGCCACCGCCGACGGCATCTACGGCAGCATTGCCGGGTTTGGCCTGACTGCGATCGCCGATCTGTTGGTTAAGCACACCCAGGCCATGCAGCTCATCGGGGGCGTGTTTCTCTGTTATTTAGGCTTCACCACGCTGCGAACCGACCCTGCTACCGAGGCGGCAAAGGTCTCTAATCGAGGGCTTTGGGGGGCCTACGCTTCTACCTTAGTGTTGACGTTGACGAACCCGGCCACTATTCTTTCTTTCATTGCGATTTTTGCTGGGCTGGGTCTGGTGGGCAATAGTCAATCGTGGGGAGCCTCACTAACCTTGATTTTTGGGGTGTTTTTGGGGTCTGCTCTGTGGTGGCTGTGCCTGAGCTGGGGTGTAACGCTTTTTAGCCAAAAGCTGACACCCTCCCGACTTAAGTGGTTAAATCGGCTGGCCGGTGCCGCTATTTTTGGCTTTGGGGTAGTCGCTATTGCGCTCACCTTTAAGGGCTAA
- a CDS encoding murein hydrolase activator EnvC family protein codes for MLRTHPFSSAPTRRPVAVAWGRWLSLGLALVLVSWLALTAFPNAQAAPPELMAQSIQDLQNKQKTLEQQRNELQQQQTELQNRQATSESTLKGLENSIVYTANQINETEFRLNQAAKELKDFEAKLAKAEADYENVRTGTVARLQYLQRQQGSEGWAVLLQSQNFNEFLDRQYQLKRVYASDRQVLADLKAQAEAIQKQKAAVEEKRNQVALLRQQLLSQKQQYEAEASEEKQLISRLRDRRGALEAAEAQLARDSEQVAGLIRQKIAASTGVIRGTGRFVFPANANISSGFGNRVHPILGYSRFHGGIDFSASYGSTIHAADSGRVIFSGWYGGYGQAVIIDHGGGLSTLYAHSSRLFVSEGQSVQQGQAIAAVGSTGLSTGPHLHFEVRQNGNPVNPAGYL; via the coding sequence ATGCTGCGAACTCATCCGTTTTCTTCTGCACCGACCCGGCGGCCTGTTGCCGTAGCCTGGGGACGATGGCTGAGCCTAGGGTTAGCCCTGGTATTGGTCAGCTGGCTGGCGCTAACAGCGTTTCCCAACGCCCAGGCAGCGCCGCCTGAGCTGATGGCTCAGTCAATTCAAGATCTGCAAAATAAGCAAAAAACCCTTGAGCAGCAGCGCAACGAACTCCAGCAGCAGCAAACCGAACTGCAAAATCGCCAGGCCACTTCAGAATCTACCCTCAAGGGCCTAGAGAATAGCATTGTCTACACCGCCAACCAAATCAACGAAACCGAGTTTCGCCTCAACCAGGCCGCGAAAGAGCTGAAAGATTTTGAAGCCAAGCTCGCAAAAGCCGAAGCCGATTACGAAAACGTGCGCACTGGCACTGTGGCCCGGCTTCAGTATCTCCAGCGGCAGCAGGGCAGCGAGGGCTGGGCAGTGCTACTGCAAAGCCAGAATTTTAATGAGTTTCTAGACCGCCAGTACCAGCTCAAGCGGGTTTACGCCTCCGATCGCCAGGTGCTGGCCGACCTCAAGGCCCAGGCCGAAGCCATTCAAAAACAGAAGGCCGCTGTCGAAGAAAAGCGTAACCAGGTCGCCCTGCTACGCCAGCAGTTGCTCTCCCAAAAGCAGCAGTACGAAGCTGAAGCCAGCGAAGAAAAGCAGCTAATCTCTCGTTTGAGGGATCGTCGCGGGGCCCTAGAAGCCGCTGAGGCCCAGCTTGCCCGCGACTCAGAGCAGGTTGCTGGCCTAATTCGTCAAAAAATTGCCGCCAGCACAGGGGTAATTCGCGGCACCGGGCGATTTGTCTTCCCCGCTAACGCCAATATTTCGAGCGGGTTTGGCAACCGGGTGCACCCCATTTTGGGCTACAGCCGCTTCCACGGTGGGATAGATTTTTCGGCCAGCTATGGCAGCACCATTCACGCCGCCGACTCGGGCCGGGTAATTTTCTCAGGCTGGTATGGGGGCTACGGCCAAGCGGTGATCATCGACCACGGTGGCGGGCTCAGCACCCTCTATGCCCACTCCAGCCGTCTGTTTGTTAGCGAGGGACAGTCGGTGCAGCAGGGTCAGGCGATCGCCGCTGTCGGCTCCACCGGCCTCTCTACTGGACCACACCTGCACTTTGAAGTGCGGCAGAACGGCAATCCGGTGAATCCGGCGGGGTATTTGTAG
- a CDS encoding ATP-dependent helicase, with product MTTAVPVDREAALQEIRAGLRRGQQALADWAGGRLAVSAVPGSGKSTGMAAAAAIAIARHQLHLNRQLVLVTFTRSAAANLKAKVRGHLKTLGLPQTSFTVSTLHGLALSIATRNPELSNLNLDTLTLVSPSQNNRILRACVEQWIVANPNSYYRLIEGRQFDGEETEQLRRQSVLRTEVLPSLAHTVIREAKSSGLLPAALIDLAQNVNHFLPGDVEDYDVLTIAAGLYDRYQALLSQRGWIDYDAMILGALRTLDDPDSRRFWQGRTFAVFEDEAQDSSPLQTRLLTLLAANPDDPNGEPNLVRVGDPNQAINSTFTPADPVFFNQFCDDCRRQGRLVTMDQAGRSSGIIMAAANRMLAWVNQAQVAGPETPFRNQAIAPVDPDDPQLGANPEPLGAGVEIFSPSTTLESVKLIAQRVSELYAANPETSFAILVREGRQGQFVGNLLRDPDLVGGVALAAMGLKFYDVGEQDRQTQVPEEMLTLLQFIERPHSADRLKGALRVLVDRQRVPTQDLNALAQAPEQFLYPGPLDAPPDTEAARIARRYCAGLLRSRLELPPYSLFSFIGLTLGYNQSELATADKLAARVSQQIRNDDTLAAAIAVLQDIVGSERFTAVDTEDTDSLYARPGQLTLITMHKAKGLDWDVVFLPFLHDKTIPGTLWVPPQGEFLGDFTLAEVARAQIRAHAHAGFAPGQGEIPDIISAWEQAKHLKAAEEYRLLYVAMTRAKRLLWMSAAQQAPFTWSKPENVQAANPCPVLPVLREWMGR from the coding sequence ATGACAACGGCAGTACCCGTCGATCGCGAGGCCGCGCTACAAGAGATTCGCGCCGGGTTGCGGCGGGGTCAACAGGCTTTGGCCGACTGGGCCGGGGGGCGGTTGGCGGTGTCGGCAGTGCCGGGCTCGGGCAAGTCTACGGGCATGGCGGCGGCGGCGGCGATCGCGATCGCCCGCCACCAGCTTCATCTCAACCGTCAGCTGGTGTTGGTTACCTTCACGCGATCGGCAGCGGCGAACCTTAAAGCCAAGGTGCGCGGGCACCTAAAGACTCTCGGGCTTCCCCAGACCAGCTTTACGGTCTCGACGCTGCACGGGCTAGCCCTCAGCATCGCTACCCGCAACCCTGAACTCTCCAACCTGAACCTGGATACGCTGACGCTGGTTTCGCCCTCCCAAAACAACCGCATTCTGCGGGCCTGCGTAGAGCAGTGGATTGTAGCCAACCCCAACTCCTACTACCGCCTGATCGAAGGGCGACAGTTTGATGGTGAAGAAACCGAGCAGCTCAGGCGGCAGTCGGTATTGCGAACCGAGGTACTGCCCAGCCTGGCCCATACAGTGATTCGCGAAGCTAAAAGCTCGGGGTTACTGCCTGCTGCCTTGATAGATTTGGCTCAAAACGTCAACCACTTTCTACCAGGAGATGTTGAAGACTACGACGTGCTCACCATTGCGGCCGGCCTGTACGATCGCTATCAAGCCCTGCTCTCGCAACGGGGCTGGATTGACTACGACGCCATGATCCTAGGTGCCCTCCGTACCCTAGATGACCCCGACAGCCGCCGCTTTTGGCAGGGGCGCACCTTCGCCGTGTTCGAAGATGAAGCGCAGGATTCGTCACCATTGCAGACTCGGTTATTGACCCTTCTGGCGGCTAATCCGGACGACCCCAATGGGGAGCCTAACCTGGTGCGGGTGGGCGATCCTAACCAAGCGATCAACTCGACGTTTACGCCGGCAGACCCGGTGTTCTTCAACCAGTTCTGCGACGACTGCCGCCGCCAGGGTCGCCTGGTGACGATGGATCAGGCCGGACGCAGCAGCGGCATCATTATGGCCGCTGCCAACCGCATGCTGGCCTGGGTTAACCAGGCGCAGGTGGCTGGGCCAGAGACTCCCTTTCGTAATCAGGCGATCGCCCCCGTAGACCCCGACGACCCGCAACTTGGGGCCAACCCAGAGCCGCTGGGGGCTGGGGTAGAAATTTTCTCGCCGTCAACCACGCTAGAGTCCGTCAAGCTGATTGCCCAGCGGGTCAGCGAGCTCTACGCTGCAAATCCTGAGACTAGTTTTGCCATTCTCGTGCGGGAGGGTCGACAGGGGCAATTTGTTGGCAACCTGCTGCGCGATCCTGACCTGGTAGGGGGCGTAGCTCTGGCCGCCATGGGCCTGAAGTTCTACGACGTGGGTGAGCAAGACCGCCAAACTCAGGTGCCCGAAGAAATGCTCACCCTGCTGCAATTCATTGAGCGGCCCCACTCAGCTGATCGCCTCAAAGGAGCGCTGCGGGTGCTGGTCGATCGCCAGCGGGTGCCCACCCAAGATCTCAACGCCCTAGCCCAGGCTCCTGAGCAGTTTCTTTACCCCGGCCCACTGGATGCGCCGCCCGACACTGAGGCAGCACGAATAGCGCGGCGGTACTGTGCCGGGCTGCTGCGATCGCGCCTCGAACTGCCTCCCTACAGCCTGTTCTCCTTCATCGGGCTCACCCTGGGCTACAACCAGAGCGAGCTGGCCACCGCCGACAAACTCGCCGCTCGCGTCAGCCAGCAAATTCGCAATGACGACACGCTGGCGGCTGCGATCGCCGTTTTGCAGGATATTGTGGGCTCCGAGCGCTTCACCGCCGTCGACACCGAAGATACCGACTCGCTCTATGCCCGCCCCGGCCAGCTCACCCTGATCACCATGCACAAGGCCAAGGGGCTTGATTGGGATGTTGTGTTTCTGCCCTTTCTCCACGACAAAACCATCCCTGGTACCCTGTGGGTGCCACCCCAGGGCGAATTTTTGGGCGACTTTACCCTAGCAGAGGTGGCCCGGGCGCAGATTCGCGCCCACGCCCACGCCGGTTTTGCCCCAGGGCAAGGCGAAATTCCTGACATCATCTCGGCTTGGGAGCAGGCCAAGCACCTCAAAGCGGCCGAAGAATACCGGCTACTCTACGTTGCTATGACCCGCGCCAAGCGCCTGCTGTGGATGTCTGCGGCCCAGCAGGCCCCGTTTACCTGGAGCAAGCCAGAGAATGTGCAGGCGGCGAACCCCTGCCCAGTGCTGCCAGTGCTGCGGGAGTGGATGGGGAGATGA
- the murJ gene encoding murein biosynthesis integral membrane protein MurJ translates to MSDAKPSRSLANIAGIVAVATILSKFVGLFRQQAIGAAFAVGPVADAYSFAYIIPGFLLILLGGINGPFHSAIVSVVARQQDRKDTAALIEAVNTLVGLILIGLSLLLILLAGPIINTIAPGLAQNDPVARDMAVLQLRIMAPMALLAGLIGTGFGALNADNQFWLPSISPIFSSGAVLVGLGLLYGAIGSDMTSPEFFMVGSAVLAGSTLGGAVLQWLVQLPALWKSGLGRPRLRFDWSMPEVQEVMQVLLPATLSSGMLQINLFTNLFFASFIPGTAAALSYANLLVQTPLGIISNVILVPFLPMFARLADPADWPELKLRIRQSLLFTALTMLPLGAMFVVLAMPMVRVIYERGAFDQEASNLVTSLLMVYGIGMFVYLARDVLVRVFYALGDGQTPFRISLINIGLNVVMAFWFIRWLGAPGLVLATVGVNVFSTLALTVILHRRLRGLPLGEWSGAIALLTLLSFVAGTAAWGTLQWLEAWLGTQGLGVLLLQLLIPGGVGLLLFIIGAFLLPIPETKQLAARIRERVRR, encoded by the coding sequence GTGTCAGACGCCAAACCCTCTCGATCGCTAGCCAATATTGCTGGCATTGTGGCCGTGGCCACCATCCTCAGCAAGTTTGTGGGGCTGTTTCGTCAGCAGGCGATCGGGGCGGCCTTTGCGGTGGGGCCGGTGGCCGATGCCTACAGCTTTGCCTACATCATCCCCGGCTTTTTGCTGATTTTGCTGGGGGGCATTAACGGACCGTTTCATAGTGCGATCGTCAGCGTAGTGGCGCGGCAGCAAGACCGCAAAGACACTGCCGCCCTAATCGAAGCCGTCAATACGCTGGTCGGGCTGATTTTGATTGGCCTATCGCTGCTGCTGATTCTTCTGGCGGGTCCAATTATCAACACCATTGCCCCTGGCCTGGCCCAAAACGACCCTGTGGCTAGGGATATGGCGGTGTTGCAGCTTCGCATCATGGCACCCATGGCTCTGTTGGCGGGGTTGATCGGCACTGGCTTTGGGGCGCTCAACGCCGATAACCAGTTTTGGCTGCCGTCGATTAGCCCAATTTTCTCTAGTGGCGCGGTGCTAGTAGGGCTGGGGCTGCTCTATGGGGCGATCGGCAGCGACATGACCAGCCCAGAGTTTTTTATGGTAGGTAGCGCGGTGCTGGCGGGCAGCACGCTGGGCGGGGCCGTGTTGCAATGGCTCGTGCAGCTCCCTGCCCTATGGAAGTCTGGTTTGGGGCGGCCTCGGCTGCGCTTTGACTGGTCGATGCCTGAGGTGCAAGAGGTGATGCAGGTGCTGCTGCCCGCTACGCTGTCGTCGGGAATGCTGCAAATCAACCTGTTTACCAACCTGTTTTTTGCCTCGTTTATTCCCGGTACGGCGGCGGCGCTGAGCTACGCAAACCTGCTCGTACAAACGCCGCTAGGCATTATCTCCAACGTGATTTTGGTGCCGTTTTTGCCCATGTTTGCCCGTCTGGCTGACCCCGCAGACTGGCCCGAACTCAAGCTCCGCATTCGTCAAAGCCTGCTGTTTACGGCGTTGACCATGCTGCCCCTGGGGGCGATGTTTGTGGTGCTGGCCATGCCCATGGTGCGGGTGATTTATGAACGGGGTGCCTTTGACCAAGAGGCCTCGAACCTGGTGACTTCGCTCCTGATGGTCTACGGCATTGGCATGTTTGTGTACCTGGCTCGCGACGTGCTGGTGCGGGTGTTTTATGCCTTGGGCGATGGGCAGACGCCCTTTCGCATCAGCCTGATCAACATTGGCCTAAACGTGGTGATGGCCTTTTGGTTCATTCGCTGGCTGGGGGCACCGGGGCTAGTGCTAGCCACCGTGGGGGTGAACGTGTTTTCGACCCTGGCGCTGACAGTGATTTTGCATCGGCGACTGCGGGGGCTGCCGCTGGGAGAATGGAGTGGCGCGATCGCCCTACTCACCTTGCTCAGCTTTGTGGCTGGCACCGCCGCCTGGGGTACCCTCCAGTGGCTGGAAGCTTGGCTTGGCACCCAAGGCCTTGGCGTGTTGCTGCTGCAACTGCTGATTCCTGGTGGGGTGGGGCTGCTGCTCTTCATAATTGGCGCATTCCTGTTGCCGATACCTGAGACGAAGCAGCTCGCCGCGCGGATTCGAGAGCGGGTGAGGCGGTAA
- the kefC gene encoding glutathione-regulated potassium-efflux system protein KefC has translation MHSEDFFFQAFIYLTAAVLSVPVAKRLGLGSVLGYLIAGVIIGPFVLGLVGEQQDDVMHFAEFGVVMMLFLIGLELRPSLLWQLRGPILGLGGLQVAVTTGAIALIALLVGLPWTMALAIGMILSLSSTAIVLQTLNEKGLMRTEAGQASFSVLLFQDIAVIPMLALLPLLEMGQTATGPHAAVLVATAEASGGLPAWQRTLLVMGAVGGIIVVGRFLMRPVFRFIADTRLREMFTATALLLVIGITLIMQMVGLSPALGTFVAGVVLADNEYRHELETDIEPFKGLLLGLFFISVGASIDFNVLARQPLLILGLVIGLMLLKGLVLVALGRFFRQSLSQNLLFAMALAQGGEFCFVLFSFAQQSRVLPTTVTAPLVVVVALSMALTPLVMIANERLVQPRFVSQGEQREPDTIDDGETPVIIAGFGRFGQIVNRLLVANGIQTTVLDHDPATIDLLRQFGHKVFYGDSSRIELLYAAGAADAKLFVMAIDDVERSLQTIDLVKQHFPHLKILARAIDRRHAYELLRRDVAVVERETFESALSLGAEALKLLGFRAYHAHRAARIFRHHDIKAMREVAETEMDMPKLVAKSQQLAADLKEVLQSDSFDLPREVDQAWDTTALKKYGA, from the coding sequence ATGCATAGCGAAGACTTTTTTTTTCAGGCGTTTATCTACCTCACGGCGGCGGTGCTGTCGGTGCCCGTGGCCAAACGGCTGGGGCTGGGGTCGGTGCTGGGCTACCTGATTGCGGGAGTGATTATCGGCCCCTTTGTGCTGGGCCTGGTGGGAGAACAGCAAGACGACGTCATGCATTTCGCCGAATTCGGCGTGGTGATGATGCTGTTTTTGATTGGCCTAGAGCTGCGGCCTTCGCTGCTGTGGCAGCTGCGGGGGCCAATCTTGGGGCTGGGGGGCTTGCAGGTGGCGGTGACCACCGGGGCGATCGCCCTGATTGCCCTGCTGGTGGGCCTGCCCTGGACTATGGCCCTGGCCATCGGCATGATTTTATCGCTCTCGTCGACGGCGATCGTGCTGCAAACCCTAAACGAAAAGGGCCTGATGAGAACCGAGGCGGGGCAGGCCTCCTTCTCGGTGCTGCTGTTTCAGGATATTGCAGTGATTCCCATGCTGGCCCTGCTGCCCCTGCTGGAAATGGGCCAGACTGCGACCGGCCCCCATGCCGCAGTGCTGGTGGCCACGGCCGAGGCCAGCGGAGGCTTACCCGCTTGGCAGCGAACCCTGCTGGTGATGGGGGCTGTGGGGGGCATTATTGTGGTCGGTCGGTTTTTGATGCGGCCAGTATTTCGGTTTATTGCCGATACGCGCCTGCGGGAGATGTTTACGGCGACAGCCCTGCTGCTGGTGATTGGCATTACCCTGATCATGCAGATGGTAGGGCTATCGCCTGCTCTGGGCACCTTTGTCGCCGGGGTGGTGCTGGCCGATAACGAGTATCGCCACGAGCTAGAAACCGACATTGAACCGTTCAAAGGCCTGCTGCTGGGCCTGTTCTTTATCTCGGTGGGGGCCAGCATCGACTTTAATGTGCTGGCCCGCCAGCCCCTGCTGATTTTGGGCTTGGTCATTGGGCTGATGCTGCTCAAGGGGCTGGTGCTGGTGGCCCTGGGGCGTTTCTTTCGGCAGTCGCTCAGCCAGAATCTGCTGTTTGCCATGGCCCTGGCTCAGGGGGGAGAGTTTTGCTTTGTGCTGTTTTCCTTTGCCCAGCAAAGCCGGGTTTTGCCGACGACTGTTACCGCACCACTGGTCGTGGTGGTGGCCCTGTCGATGGCCCTTACCCCTCTGGTGATGATTGCCAATGAGCGGCTGGTGCAGCCCCGCTTTGTGAGCCAGGGCGAGCAGCGAGAACCCGACACCATCGACGATGGCGAAACTCCGGTGATCATTGCGGGCTTTGGGCGCTTTGGCCAGATTGTCAACCGCCTACTGGTTGCCAACGGGATTCAGACTACGGTGCTAGACCACGACCCGGCCACCATTGACCTGCTGCGTCAGTTTGGCCACAAGGTGTTTTATGGCGACTCGTCGCGCATTGAGCTGCTTTATGCGGCAGGGGCCGCTGATGCCAAGCTGTTTGTGATGGCGATCGACGATGTGGAAAGGTCGCTGCAAACCATTGACCTGGTGAAACAGCACTTTCCCCACCTGAAGATTTTGGCGCGGGCTATTGATCGTCGCCATGCCTATGAACTGCTGCGCCGGGATGTTGCCGTCGTGGAGCGGGAAACCTTTGAGTCGGCCCTGAGCTTGGGTGCTGAGGCCTTGAAGCTGTTAGGGTTTCGGGCTTACCACGCCCACCGAGCCGCCCGCATCTTTCGCCATCACGACATTAAGGCTATGCGCGAGGTGGCCGAAACCGAAATGGATATGCCAAAGCTGGTGGCTAAGTCGCAGCAGCTCGCTGCCGATTTGAAGGAAGTTCTTCAGTCGGATAGTTTTGATTTGCCTCGCGAAGTCGACCAGGCTTGGGATACGACGGCGCTGAAAAAGTATGGGGCTTAA
- a CDS encoding NAD(P)H-dependent oxidoreductase, giving the protein MTPSNRILVLFAHPALNKSRVNSRLVQAIADLEGVTLHDLYEEYPDFHINVKREQQLLIDHDIVVWQHPFYWYSSPAILKEWQDLVLEYGFAYGHEGTALQGKKCLSAISTGGSNQAYQREGYNYYTIAELLAPFAQTARLCGMDYLPPFVVHGTHQLLDGPEISDRAQEYRTLLQALRDNQINWAALPGLTQLNQDLSQVLLAPEVAPHA; this is encoded by the coding sequence ATGACTCCTTCCAACCGGATTTTGGTGCTCTTTGCCCACCCTGCCCTCAACAAGTCCCGTGTTAACAGTCGGCTGGTGCAGGCGATCGCCGACTTAGAGGGGGTCACCCTCCACGACCTCTATGAGGAGTATCCCGACTTCCATATCAATGTGAAGCGCGAGCAGCAGCTTTTGATCGACCACGACATCGTGGTGTGGCAGCACCCTTTTTACTGGTATAGCAGCCCCGCCATTCTCAAAGAGTGGCAAGACCTGGTGCTCGAATATGGCTTTGCCTACGGCCACGAGGGTACAGCTCTGCAAGGCAAAAAATGCCTTTCCGCTATTTCGACGGGCGGCAGCAATCAGGCCTATCAGCGGGAAGGCTACAACTACTACACCATCGCCGAGCTGCTAGCCCCCTTTGCCCAAACCGCGCGGCTGTGCGGCATGGACTATCTGCCGCCGTTTGTTGTCCACGGCACCCACCAGCTGCTTGACGGCCCCGAAATCAGCGATCGCGCCCAAGAGTACCGCACCCTGCTTCAGGCCCTGCGCGATAACCAAATCAACTGGGCGGCGCTGCCTGGCCTGACCCAGCTCAACCAAGATTTGAGCCAGGTATTGCTCGCTCCCGAGGTGGCCCCCCATGCATAG